One Cardinium endosymbiont cEper1 of Encarsia pergandiella genomic region harbors:
- a CDS encoding IS256 family transposase, whose protein sequence is MITLKIDKKKDICKDGISKAIEVLIDSGVDLSTLFDQGGLLKQLSKRLVEKALXSEMDSHLGYTKYSRSDSENARNGLSSKQVITDNGVISVDVPRDRSSAFEPVLLPKRQRRIPGLDDKILSLYAKGMSLSDIQLQIQELYGAEVSESLISKITDSIIEDVKIWQNRPLETVYPIVFFDCFVVKVRQDKRIMNKSVYVALGIDRLGIKDVLGLWMSENEGSKFWLGNLTELKNRGMQDMLIACTDNLSGMSEAIXAVYPKTDHQLCIVHQIRNSLKYVSYKDRKALSADLKPIYTSVNEEEALIALETFANKWDKQYPQIAKAWYANWNNLRACKRFCVSAIF, encoded by the coding sequence ATGATAACACTTAAAATAGATAAAAAAAAAGATATATGTAAAGACGGAATAAGCAAGGCGATAGAAGTCCTTATAGACTCAGGTGTAGACCTATCGACTCTGTTTGATCAAGGCGGTTTACTNAAACAATTAAGCAAACGTCTTGTAGAAAAAGCGTTANAATCAGAAATGGATAGCCATTTAGGTTATACCAAATATAGTCGTAGTGATTCAGAAAATGCTCGTAATGGTTTATCTAGTAAGCAAGTTATAACTGATAATGGTGTTATATCGGTTGATGTCCCCCGAGATAGATCATCGGCTTTTGAACCTGTTTTATTACCTAAGCGTCAAAGAAGAATCCCTGGTTTAGATGATAAGATCTTATCTTTATATGCTAAAGGGATGAGCCTATCAGATATTCAACTTCAAATACAAGAATTATATGGAGCAGAAGTTAGTGAAAGCCTGATAAGTAAGATCACAGATTCTATTATTGAAGATGTTAAGATATGGCAAAATCGTCCATTAGAAACAGTCTATCCAATTGTTTTTTTTGATTGTTTTGTAGTTAAGGTTAGACAAGACAAACGCATCATGAATAAGTCAGTCTATGTTGCGTTAGGTATAGATCGATTAGGGATAAAAGATGTTTTAGGACTATGGATGAGTGAAAATGAAGGATCTAAGTTTTGGTTAGGTAATTTGACAGAGCTCAAAAATCGTGGTATGCAGGATATGCTGATTGCTTGTACAGATAATTTATCAGGTATGTCTGAGGCAATCNGTGCTGTATATCCTAAAACAGACCACCAACTCTGTATCGTTCACCAAATTAGGAATAGCTTGAAGTATGTATCCTATAAAGATAGGAAAGCATTATCTGCTGATTTAAAGCCAATTTATACATCAGTAAATGAAGAAGAAGCACTAATAGCATTAGAAACTTTTGCCAACAAATGGGATAAACAGTACCCACAAATAGCCAAGGCTTGGTATGCCAATTGGAATAATCTGAGAGCCTGTAAGCGATTTTGTGTAAGTGCCATTTTTTAA
- the rfbD gene encoding dTDP-4-dehydrorhamnose reductase — protein MSVVLVTGSEGQLGVALQATFKAGPLFAPLFCSKFMLDITDAGQIEACIKAHAVRYIINCAAYTNVQWAEQEAATCFKVNSLAAGYLAALAAKYGIVLFHISTDYVFGLTKGRPFNPNDPTDPLNQYGQSKLVGEQMVAARATHFYIIRTAWLYGEKGRNFFTKMVALAQKGDVIQMVDDQIGSPTYVYDLATAIWEVVEKIAKNNLTDYPSGIYHYTNEGVASWYDFAYAIAAALPNRCAVIPRSSAAVGLKRPYYSVLNKSSFRSVFQIKIPHWQDSLALCVKRWQPQ, from the coding sequence ATGTCTGTTGTTTTAGTTACTGGTTCAGAAGGTCAGTTGGGCGTTGCTTTACAGGCTACTTTTAAAGCGGGTCCTTTGTTTGCGCCGCTTTTTTGCAGCAAATTCATGCTGGATATTACAGATGCTGGCCAAATAGAGGCTTGTATCAAAGCCCATGCCGTTCGATACATTATAAATTGTGCGGCTTATACAAATGTGCAATGGGCAGAACAAGAAGCAGCAACCTGTTTTAAGGTAAATAGCCTAGCTGCGGGCTACTTGGCGGCATTGGCAGCAAAATACGGTATTGTGCTCTTCCATATTTCAACAGACTATGTATTTGGCCTTACAAAAGGACGGCCATTCAACCCCAATGATCCCACCGATCCACTGAATCAATATGGTCAATCCAAACTAGTTGGAGAACAAATGGTGGCAGCACGGGCTACCCATTTTTATATCATTCGAACAGCATGGTTATATGGTGAAAAGGGGCGTAATTTTTTTACCAAGATGGTGGCATTGGCCCAGAAAGGGGATGTTATACAGATGGTCGATGACCAAATAGGAAGTCCTACCTATGTCTATGACCTGGCCACAGCCATTTGGGAGGTAGTTGAAAAAATAGCAAAAAATAATCTAACCGACTACCCCTCTGGAATCTATCACTATACCAATGAAGGCGTAGCCAGCTGGTATGATTTTGCGTATGCTATTGCTGCTGCTTTACCCAACCGTTGTGCCGTAATCCCCCGATCATCTGCTGCAGTAGGACTTAAAAGGCCTTACTATAGTGTATTAAACAAATCTTCTTTCCGAAGCGTATTTCAAATAAAGATTCCCCATTGGCAAGATAGCTTGGCCCTTTGTGTAAAAAGATGGCAACCCCAATAA
- the der gene encoding ribosome biogenesis GTPase Der, producing the protein MANVVAIVGRSNVGKSTFFNRLIEERRAIMDGSVHTTRDRHYGYAQWSNRFFTVIDTGGYISGTDHTFSHGIREQIQLALDEANLVLFMVDCIEGPTDLDKEFAHVLRKINKPVFLVANKSEGVMAEMAASSFYALGLGPPFPIAAINGSGTGDLLDALLPHLKELPIAPSDKLPRFTILGRPNVGKSSFLNVLLDEKRSMVSPVSGTTRDAIDTPYNRYNKKFILTDTAGIRKKPKVRDAIEFYSVLRAVKAMQNADVCLIIIDAQYGIEAQDISLISLAHRYKKGMVLVVNKWDLIDKEATTADSYRKHLLHKLAPLDYLPILFVSTVKRQRVYQTIEKGLAVYQNKVKKISTSELNKVILPIIEKNHPPAVKGKHIQIKYCTQVSGNAPIFAFFCNHPTYIQPNYKSYLVNQLRSHFNFEGVPVQVVFKKK; encoded by the coding sequence ATGGCAAATGTAGTGGCCATTGTAGGCAGATCTAATGTAGGTAAATCTACTTTTTTTAATAGATTAATCGAAGAAAGACGAGCCATTATGGACGGTTCTGTCCATACTACGCGTGACCGACACTATGGTTATGCACAGTGGAGCAATAGATTTTTTACTGTTATTGATACGGGGGGATATATATCTGGTACCGATCATACTTTTTCCCATGGTATTCGTGAACAAATTCAACTTGCATTAGATGAAGCCAATTTGGTACTCTTTATGGTAGATTGTATAGAAGGACCAACCGATCTAGATAAAGAATTTGCCCATGTATTGCGGAAAATCAATAAGCCTGTTTTTTTAGTAGCCAATAAATCAGAAGGTGTCATGGCTGAAATGGCTGCATCTAGTTTCTATGCTTTAGGGCTTGGTCCACCATTTCCTATAGCAGCGATAAATGGTTCTGGAACAGGTGATTTATTAGATGCCTTATTGCCCCACTTAAAAGAGCTACCCATTGCCCCATCAGATAAGCTCCCTAGGTTTACCATTTTAGGCCGCCCAAATGTAGGTAAATCTTCTTTTTTAAATGTATTATTAGATGAAAAAAGGAGTATGGTCAGTCCTGTCTCTGGTACTACCAGAGATGCAATAGATACCCCATATAACCGCTATAATAAAAAGTTCATCCTTACCGATACAGCAGGGATACGGAAAAAACCAAAGGTACGTGATGCCATCGAATTTTATTCCGTGTTGCGTGCGGTAAAAGCTATGCAAAACGCAGATGTTTGTTTGATCATCATAGATGCGCAATATGGCATAGAAGCACAGGATATTTCACTTATTTCACTAGCACACCGGTATAAAAAAGGTATGGTTTTAGTAGTAAATAAATGGGATTTGATCGATAAAGAGGCTACAACCGCTGATAGCTATAGAAAACATCTATTGCACAAACTAGCTCCTTTAGACTATTTGCCCATTTTATTTGTTTCAACTGTAAAAAGACAACGGGTCTATCAAACCATTGAGAAAGGGCTTGCCGTTTATCAAAATAAAGTAAAAAAAATTTCTACTTCTGAGTTAAACAAAGTTATCTTACCTATTATTGAAAAAAACCATCCGCCTGCTGTAAAAGGGAAGCACATCCAAATTAAGTATTGCACGCAAGTTAGTGGAAATGCCCCTATATTTGCTTTTTTTTGCAACCACCCAACCTATATTCAGCCTAATTATAAAAGCTATTTAGTCAATCAACTCAGGTCCCATTTTAACTTTGAGGGTGTGCCTGTTCAAGTGGTATTTAAGAAAAAGTAA
- a CDS encoding MlaD family protein translates to MKINKNYTIGLLVLSSLGILYYGFSFLKGYNIFSKYNHYQVSYPVNKNLCVSAPVKLKGHVVGMVTKVEIQPKQNYSTLVTIQIDKQFPLTHTSKVMLNNAGMMECNALEIELQKGRPIGRQDIIIGQIHPDFNDIDLKAMTAQIATVTQNLIKTTEGVNAILVNFEKTSAILNSTMHQLESNISAIAKNIVAISSPLADPEKGIPAMFSTIHSLVMEVQSIPFKDMSFRVNHILQDLEKFIQKTTTGHGSLGLLINDPALYYKFNHSVENLDALLFDLRKRPSRYVHFSLFGLKKHR, encoded by the coding sequence ATGAAAATAAATAAGAACTATACGATAGGCTTATTAGTGCTATCTTCTTTGGGCATTTTGTATTATGGTTTTTCATTTCTAAAAGGTTATAATATATTTTCTAAATATAATCATTACCAAGTTTCTTATCCTGTAAATAAGAACTTATGCGTTTCGGCGCCTGTCAAACTAAAAGGTCATGTAGTAGGCATGGTCACAAAAGTAGAAATTCAGCCTAAACAGAATTATAGCACACTAGTTACCATTCAAATAGACAAACAATTTCCTTTGACCCATACCAGTAAAGTTATGTTGAATAATGCCGGTATGATGGAATGTAATGCCTTAGAAATTGAGCTTCAAAAAGGACGTCCTATCGGTAGACAAGACATTATCATTGGACAGATCCATCCAGATTTTAATGATATTGATCTTAAGGCAATGACGGCACAGATAGCAACGGTTACCCAAAATCTGATCAAAACGACCGAAGGGGTCAATGCCATCCTAGTAAATTTTGAAAAAACAAGTGCGATCTTAAACAGCACTATGCATCAGCTTGAATCTAACATAAGTGCTATTGCAAAAAATATAGTTGCTATTTCTTCACCATTGGCAGATCCTGAAAAAGGTATACCGGCTATGTTTTCCACTATACATAGCCTAGTTATGGAAGTGCAATCTATTCCGTTTAAGGATATGTCTTTTAGAGTGAACCATATCTTACAAGATTTAGAAAAATTCATACAGAAGACCACTACTGGTCATGGCAGCTTGGGGCTGCTTATAAACGATCCAGCGCTTTATTATAAGTTTAATCATAGTGTAGAAAACTTGGATGCATTACTTTTTGACCTAAGAAAACGGCCTTCGCGTTATGTACACTTTTCTTTATTTGGTTTAAAAAAGCATAGATAA
- a CDS encoding phospholipase D-like domain-containing protein: MDKDAQTTKGSKVNSLLQHGIPIIIDKIVGYAHNKVIIIDDTYVITGSFNWTNSAQARNAENLVIIAGQAINKKFKANWYIRAANGKRLRSIYTLFIPKIKEACSYSSI, encoded by the coding sequence ATAGATAAAGATGCACAAACTACAAAGGGGAGTAAAGTTAACAGCTTATTACAACATGGTATTCCTATTATAATTGATAAAATAGTTGGTTATGCACATAATAAAGTAATAATTATTGATGATACTTATGTTATCACAGGTTCTTTTAATTGGACAAATAGTGCGCAAGCTAGAAATGCAGAGAACTTAGTCATCATAGCAGGACAAGCCATCAATAAAAAATTTAAAGCTAATTGGTATATAAGGGCAGCAAATGGAAAACGATTAAGATCTATCTATACCCTATTCATCCCTAAGATAAAGGAAGCTTGCTCCTATTCATCCATTTGA
- a CDS encoding DUF502 domain-containing protein has translation MSIEQPLINRLMRYFFRGLLLIIPLGGTLYLISVVLRKIDGFVSLGIPGLGMCIVVASITLLGYIGTTLFVKSVFGFTEALIKKVPFIRALYSYLKDFTSAFVSSKGKFNKPVIILLNKTTQVYRIGFITKDALDVLSMPSHIAVYLPNAYDLAGVLVIVPPELVRPLDLPGSEVMKFNFSGGLTPLKNTGTKANTPDLDATA, from the coding sequence ATGAGCATTGAGCAACCGCTTATTAATAGGCTGATGCGCTACTTTTTTAGAGGGTTACTATTGATCATTCCATTAGGTGGAACACTCTATTTAATTTCAGTAGTGTTGCGGAAAATAGATGGATTTGTTAGCCTGGGTATCCCAGGTTTGGGCATGTGCATTGTAGTGGCTTCTATAACCCTGTTAGGATATATAGGTACTACCCTTTTCGTTAAGTCAGTATTTGGCTTTACAGAAGCACTGATCAAAAAGGTTCCATTTATTCGTGCGCTTTATTCTTACCTAAAAGATTTTACTTCAGCTTTTGTAAGCAGCAAAGGAAAGTTTAATAAACCGGTTATTATTTTACTAAATAAAACCACCCAAGTCTATAGAATAGGGTTTATTACAAAAGATGCTTTGGACGTGCTTTCTATGCCTAGCCATATAGCGGTTTACCTACCAAATGCTTATGATTTAGCTGGCGTGCTTGTTATCGTTCCTCCGGAATTGGTTAGGCCTTTGGACCTACCTGGCTCTGAAGTAATGAAATTCAATTTTTCTGGAGGACTCACACCACTAAAAAATACAGGCACCAAAGCAAATACGCCAGATTTAGATGCAACAGCATAG
- a CDS encoding metal-dependent transcriptional regulator, translated as MKRTHAEENYLKAIYMLSEGKERLVATTAMAEFLHTRAASITDMMQKLHHKGLVVYRKYQGVTLTETGKQSAIKILRKHLLWEVFLVEKLKFGWNEIHEVAEQLEHIDSDILIDRLDHFLGSPYCNPHGIVIPNADGKIVTKPRLLMTDVAEGTSGIVSAIKDDSVAFLQYLGKRNIYLGAKMTVIEKIKFDESMDITIDNQHKINISRKITDNILITL; from the coding sequence ATGAAACGTACACATGCAGAAGAAAACTACTTAAAAGCCATTTACATGCTTTCAGAGGGGAAAGAAAGGTTGGTTGCAACTACTGCCATGGCGGAATTTTTACATACCCGTGCTGCCTCTATTACCGATATGATGCAAAAACTACATCATAAAGGCTTAGTGGTCTACCGCAAATACCAAGGCGTAACCTTGACAGAAACAGGAAAACAATCGGCTATAAAAATTTTGCGCAAACATTTACTTTGGGAAGTTTTCTTAGTAGAAAAATTAAAATTTGGATGGAATGAAATACATGAAGTAGCAGAGCAACTAGAACATATTGATTCTGATATACTCATAGATCGATTGGACCATTTTCTAGGCAGCCCATATTGTAATCCCCATGGTATAGTCATTCCAAATGCGGATGGAAAGATTGTAACCAAGCCTAGACTATTAATGACAGATGTAGCTGAAGGCACAAGTGGTATAGTAAGTGCCATTAAAGATGATTCCGTTGCCTTTTTACAATACCTCGGTAAAAGAAATATCTATTTAGGCGCTAAAATGACAGTTATTGAAAAAATTAAATTTGATGAATCAATGGATATAACTATTGATAACCAACATAAAATTAATATATCTCGTAAAATAACAGATAATATTTTAATCACTTTATAG
- a CDS encoding metal ABC transporter solute-binding protein, Zn/Mn family: MFFCLSLFSCTNHTDEPFTILTTTGMLGDAVKNIVKDDARVISLMGPGIDPHTYQTTQKDVQQLKHAHIIFYNGLDLEGKMSNLLKRMAQQRQVYAVGDALDKTQLLYDGMIGVDPHIWFDVSIWQKVVGFISQKLQAARPESAAYYQDNTIAYLETLEALHQSVMREIQSIPKQQRVLITAHDAFGYFGKVYDIEVVGLQGISTASECGLKDIKRIVSLIIKRNIKAIFFETSVSDKSMRAVLEGCAHYGHKVAIGGYLYSDALGAPSTVEGSYCGMIRANTITIVNALKKGTL; the protein is encoded by the coding sequence TTGTTTTTTTGTTTAAGCCTATTTTCCTGTACCAATCATACAGACGAACCATTTACCATTTTAACCACCACAGGTATGCTGGGAGATGCGGTTAAAAACATTGTTAAAGACGACGCACGTGTAATAAGCTTAATGGGGCCTGGTATAGACCCTCATACCTATCAAACTACTCAGAAGGATGTACAACAGCTTAAGCATGCCCATATAATATTTTATAATGGTCTTGACTTAGAGGGGAAAATGTCTAATTTATTAAAACGAATGGCCCAACAAAGGCAAGTTTATGCCGTTGGTGACGCGCTCGATAAAACACAGCTACTATACGATGGTATGATTGGTGTAGATCCTCATATCTGGTTTGACGTAAGTATATGGCAAAAAGTGGTTGGTTTTATCAGTCAAAAACTCCAAGCAGCAAGACCTGAGTCAGCAGCCTATTATCAAGACAATACAATAGCCTATTTAGAGACTTTAGAGGCATTACATCAATCGGTTATGCGGGAAATTCAATCTATTCCAAAGCAACAACGGGTATTGATTACCGCACATGATGCTTTTGGTTACTTTGGAAAGGTTTATGATATAGAAGTAGTTGGCTTACAGGGAATTTCTACTGCATCCGAGTGTGGATTAAAAGACATTAAACGTATTGTATCGCTGATTATAAAGCGCAATATTAAAGCAATTTTTTTTGAAACTTCTGTTTCAGACAAGTCGATGCGAGCTGTATTAGAAGGTTGTGCCCATTATGGACATAAGGTAGCAATAGGAGGGTACCTCTATTCAGATGCACTTGGTGCACCTAGTACTGTAGAAGGAAGCTATTGTGGAATGATCCGTGCCAATACCATAACAATTGTTAATGCACTTAAAAAAGGTACGCTCTAA
- a CDS encoding metal ABC transporter solute-binding protein, Zn/Mn family produces MYGTVCLFFSLILSSCGTTSDEPFVILTTTGILEDAVKNIVKDDAQVVSLMGPGIDPHIYQTTQKDIQQLRHAHIIFYHGLDLEGKMTDLLQKMAKEKKTYAVSDALMPKQLLYEDMCAVGIDPHIWFDVKLWQQVVGFISQKLQEARPESAAYYQKNTLAYIETLEALHQAITVQMQSIPFKQRVLITAHDAFGYFGKAYNIEVVGLQGISTISECGLKDIKRIIALIIARNVKAVFFETSVSDRSIRAVLEGCSHYGYKVEIGGCLYSDALGAPDTLASTYCGMISANTTTIVNALK; encoded by the coding sequence ATGTATGGCACTGTTTGTCTATTTTTTTCTTTGATTTTATCCTCTTGCGGCACTACTTCAGATGAACCATTTGTTATTTTAACCACTACAGGTATATTGGAAGATGCCGTTAAAAATATTGTAAAAGACGATGCTCAGGTAGTTAGCCTAATGGGCCCTGGTATAGATCCTCATATCTATCAAACTACTCAAAAAGATATTCAACAGCTTAGACATGCTCATATAATTTTTTATCATGGTCTTGATTTAGAAGGTAAAATGACTGACTTATTGCAAAAAATGGCCAAAGAGAAAAAAACGTATGCGGTTAGTGATGCCCTTATGCCAAAGCAGCTCTTATATGAGGATATGTGTGCTGTTGGTATAGATCCTCATATCTGGTTTGATGTAAAGTTATGGCAACAGGTAGTTGGTTTTATTAGCCAAAAGTTACAAGAAGCAAGACCTGAATCAGCGGCTTACTATCAAAAAAATACATTGGCTTATATCGAAACATTGGAGGCATTACATCAAGCCATAACTGTCCAAATGCAGTCTATTCCCTTTAAGCAACGAGTATTAATCACTGCACATGATGCTTTTGGTTATTTTGGTAAGGCTTATAATATAGAAGTAGTTGGCTTACAAGGAATTTCTACTATATCTGAGTGTGGCTTAAAAGATATTAAGCGTATTATAGCCCTTATTATAGCACGGAATGTTAAAGCGGTTTTTTTTGAAACTTCTGTTTCAGATAGATCGATACGAGCTGTATTAGAAGGTTGTTCCCATTATGGATACAAAGTAGAGATAGGAGGATGCCTTTACTCCGATGCACTTGGTGCGCCTGATACTTTAGCATCCACCTATTGTGGCATGATTAGCGCCAATACTACCACGATTGTAAATGCACTGAAATAA
- a CDS encoding metal ABC transporter ATP-binding protein — translation MIQTDKHIVQIKDLSVSYPNSKVVLEKVSFDLPSRKIIGIIGPNGAGKSTLLKVIMGLIPYQQGEIKLLGSFIHKVRRRISYVPQKESVDWDFPASVFDIALLGRYNRLHFFERPNKKDKTIAMQCLEELGIAHLAKQQIGELSGGQQQRVFLARALAQDAALYFMDEPFTGIDITTEKIVIGLLKNMVEAGKTIVVVHHDLGSVDTYFDWLVLLNHQLIAAGDTKKVFTADFLETTYHSRLPCLRDPSNKCW, via the coding sequence ATGATACAAACAGATAAGCATATTGTACAGATAAAAGATCTATCTGTTTCTTACCCAAATAGCAAAGTTGTATTGGAAAAAGTTAGTTTTGATTTACCATCACGTAAAATCATTGGAATAATAGGTCCCAATGGGGCAGGTAAATCTACCCTATTAAAGGTTATTATGGGGCTTATTCCTTATCAACAGGGTGAAATAAAGTTGTTGGGATCATTTATCCATAAGGTAAGAAGACGGATCAGTTATGTCCCTCAAAAAGAATCAGTAGATTGGGACTTTCCTGCGTCTGTATTTGATATTGCGCTTTTGGGCAGGTATAATAGATTGCATTTTTTTGAGCGGCCTAATAAAAAAGATAAAACAATAGCTATGCAGTGCTTAGAAGAATTAGGTATCGCACATCTTGCCAAACAACAAATTGGCGAACTATCTGGAGGACAACAACAAAGGGTGTTTTTAGCTAGGGCTTTGGCCCAAGATGCAGCGTTATATTTTATGGATGAACCTTTTACAGGTATAGATATTACTACAGAAAAAATTGTTATTGGACTCTTAAAAAACATGGTGGAAGCAGGTAAAACCATTGTAGTCGTACACCATGATTTAGGGTCAGTAGATACTTATTTTGATTGGCTGGTCTTGCTCAACCATCAACTTATAGCTGCCGGTGATACAAAGAAGGTCTTTACAGCTGATTTTCTTGAAACAACTTATCATAGTAGATTGCCTTGCTTGAGGGACCCTTCCAATAAATGCTGGTAG
- the hslU gene encoding ATP-dependent protease ATPase subunit HslU, with product MSTDQQALTPLEIVQKLDKYIIGQVEAKRNVAVALRNRWRRMEVTGILKEDIVPNNILMIGPTGVGKTEIARRLAKIAKVPFVKVEASKFTEVGYVGRDVESMVRDLVERAVAMVKSEKIETVQHKAVEQVEEIILDILLPPFQSKTNEETCLDSTQSSYTTRERFREKLRSGQLDQQQIEIKITKAVPAGNVNSLGSGPSMEEGLVMNFQDMLSSFLPKQTKKIKVSIAEARTLLLTEETAKLIDMNAVKEEALARASHSGIIFIDEIDKIAHTGQGNGPGVSREGVQRDLLPIVEGSTVQTKHGPIQTDHILFIGAGAFHMAKPSDLIPELQGRFPIRVTLENLSQKDFYKILDEPKSALPIQYQALLAVENVRLDFSPEAKQEIAATAYLLNEEIENIGARRLQTVMSHLLTPILFDVPDTIRPNTAITITKTMVQESLADLLKQKDLSAYIL from the coding sequence ATGTCAACTGATCAGCAGGCCCTTACACCTCTAGAAATTGTACAAAAACTCGATAAATATATTATCGGCCAAGTAGAAGCCAAACGCAATGTGGCTGTTGCTTTGCGGAATAGATGGCGCAGAATGGAGGTTACGGGCATTTTAAAGGAAGATATTGTCCCAAATAATATCTTAATGATTGGACCGACTGGGGTAGGCAAAACAGAAATAGCTAGGCGATTGGCTAAAATTGCAAAAGTTCCTTTTGTAAAAGTAGAGGCCTCCAAATTTACAGAAGTAGGCTATGTTGGACGTGATGTAGAGAGTATGGTAAGGGACTTAGTGGAACGTGCTGTAGCGATGGTAAAGTCAGAAAAAATTGAAACAGTCCAGCATAAAGCAGTTGAACAAGTAGAAGAAATTATTTTAGATATATTACTTCCTCCGTTTCAATCAAAAACAAACGAAGAGACCTGTTTAGATAGTACACAAAGCAGCTATACTACGCGGGAACGATTTCGTGAAAAATTAAGAAGTGGTCAACTGGATCAACAGCAAATAGAAATTAAAATAACTAAGGCCGTTCCAGCTGGTAATGTCAATAGTCTAGGGTCAGGTCCTTCCATGGAAGAAGGATTGGTAATGAACTTTCAGGATATGCTGAGCAGTTTTTTACCCAAACAAACTAAAAAAATAAAAGTTAGTATTGCAGAGGCACGCACCTTACTATTGACAGAAGAAACAGCCAAGCTTATTGATATGAATGCCGTTAAGGAAGAAGCCTTAGCAAGAGCTAGCCATTCCGGTATTATTTTTATAGATGAAATAGATAAAATTGCCCACACTGGTCAAGGCAATGGTCCAGGTGTAAGTCGGGAAGGTGTTCAGCGCGATCTTTTACCCATTGTAGAAGGCAGTACAGTACAGACCAAACATGGTCCCATTCAGACAGATCATATTCTTTTTATTGGAGCAGGTGCTTTTCATATGGCCAAACCATCTGACCTCATTCCAGAGTTACAAGGTCGCTTTCCGATTCGTGTAACTTTAGAAAATCTTTCACAAAAGGATTTTTATAAGATTCTAGATGAACCTAAAAGTGCATTACCCATCCAGTATCAAGCATTGTTAGCTGTAGAAAACGTTAGGCTAGATTTTAGTCCAGAAGCCAAACAAGAAATTGCCGCCACTGCCTATCTCCTCAATGAAGAGATAGAAAATATTGGTGCGAGGCGGTTGCAAACTGTGATGAGTCATCTATTAACGCCTATTCTATTTGATGTTCCAGATACGATTAGGCCCAATACCGCCATTACCATCACCAAAACAATGGTCCAAGAATCGCTGGCTGACTTACTAAAACAGAAAGACCTTAGTGCGTACATTTTATAA